In one window of Arctopsyche grandis isolate Sample6627 chromosome 6, ASM5162203v2, whole genome shotgun sequence DNA:
- the put gene encoding activin A receptor type 2 punt: protein MSSSRLSVRAAACFLFLFIETSISFAAIAQTMDVPPTPVPGSLETHYCEFFNDTSCAQNSSNCSTREECKPHESEKRNHCFVLWHTDNTTAVTTIKLKGCFMDSKQCYDKPRCVDESLRPKNDLMFCCCEGDMCNKNYSWSPLPTEVPDVNVRTQPVESESSSYIKLIIPMSVFAVLLVGFAVFFVYRRKNTNFFNELPTVEPSLSCPPSPEGLDDGRHLPIVLREVRARGRFGAVWRAHLNQNEVAVKIFPVQDKQSWLSEQEIFKLPRMNHTDILQFIGVEKRGDNLQAEYWLITAYHEKGSLCDYLKANTITWEEAWQVAYTMARGLTHLHDEVPASQGGARKPAVAHRDFKSKNVLLKSDMSACIADFGLALIFQPGKPCGDTHGQVGTRRYMAPEVLEGAINFTRDAFLRIDMYACGLVLWEIASRCTAWGTTSEYMLPLEEEIGAHPSLEEMQDAVVNRKLRPNIPEAWREHNALYVFCDTMEECWDHDAEARLSASCVMERIGALTRLPRHTPSSRAPLLIENAHPLPPHSNRSD, encoded by the exons ATGTCTTCGTCTCGGCTGTCAGTGCGCGCTGCCGCCTGCTTCCTATTCCTATTCATCG AAACTTCCATATCGTTCGCTGCCATTGCACAAACCATGGATGTTCCTCCCACACCCGTTCCGGGTAGTTTGGAGACTCATTATTGTGAATTTTTCAATGATACAAGTTGTGCTCAGAATTCGAGCAATTGCTCCACTCGTGAAGAGTGCAAACCTCACGAGTCCGAGAAACGGAATCATTGTTTTGTGTTGTGGCATACAGACAACACTACGGCAGTGACTACAATCAAACTCAAGGGATGCTTCATGGATAGCAAACAATGCTATGACAAACCACGATGTGTGGATGAATCGTTGCGTCCTAAAAATGACTTGATGTTCTGTTGTTGTGAGGGTGATATGTGCAATAAGAACTACTCTTGGAGCCCCTTGCCCACAGAGGTGCCCGACGTCAATGTGAGAACTCAACCGGTCGAAAGTGAAAGCTCAtcgtatattaaattaattattccaATGAGCGTGTTCGCCGTGCTTCTAGTCGGTTTCGCAGTTTTCTTTGTGTACCGGcgtaaaaatacgaatttcttcaACGAACTCCCTACTGTTGAACCGTCTCTATCATGTCCACCGTCACCGGAAGGTCTTGACGATGGTAGGCATCTTCCCATAGTGTTAAGGGAGGTTCGAGCTCGGGGCAGGTTTGGCGCAGTGTGGCGAGCGCATTTAAACCAGAACGAAGTTGCCGTGAAGATTTTCCCTGTGCAAGACAAGCAGTCTTGGCTGTCAGAACAGGAAATATTCAAGTTGCCGAGGATGAATCATACAGATATCCTGCAGTTTATTGGCGTGGAAAAAAGGGGGGATAATCTCCAAGCGGAATATTGGCTCATCACTGCATACCACGAGAAG GGTTCCCTCTGTGACTATTTGAAAGCGAATACAATCACTTGGGAGGAGGCTTGGCAAGTTGCTTACACAATGGCCAGAGGTCTTACTCATTTGCATGACGAAGTTCCCGCTTCGCAAGGTGGTGCTCGCAAACCAGCAGTTGCCCACCGTGACTTCAAAAGTAAGAATGTGTTACTAAAGAGTGACATGTCTGCTTGTATCGCTGATTTTGGATTAGCTCTAATATTCCAACCGGGTAAACCGTGTGGTGATACGCATGGACAG GTTGGAACTCGAAGATATATGGCTCCAGAAGTATTAGAAGGTGCCATAAATTTTACACGCGATGCTTTTCTCAGAATCGACATGTATGCTTGTGGACTTGTACTTTGGGAAATAGCTTCaag gTGTACAGCTTGGGGGACGACCAGTGAATATATGCTTCCTCTTGAAGAAGAGATTGGAGCACATCCATCACTGGAGGAAATGCAAGATGCCGTAGTAAATCGAAAACTACGACCTAATATTCCAGAAGCGTGGCGTGAACATAAT GCTTTATATGTTTTTTGCGACACAATGGAAGAGTGTTGGGATCATGATGCTGAAGCTCGACTATCGGCTTCTTGTGTTATGGAAAGAATAGGAGCGCTCACTCGTTTACCACGTCATACGCCATCATCACGTGCACCCTTGCTTATTGAAAATGCACATCCTCTCCCACCACATTCTAATCGTAGTGATTAA